Part of the Pagrus major chromosome 9, Pma_NU_1.0 genome, gtttgtgtcgCTGGTTGGAGACTTTGTCGCACTTTAAAATGCTGAGTTCCTGCACGAGGCTGACACACCTGAGtacatattaaaatattcatgtacagctcgttgttgttgttgttgttgttgttgtgttgttgctcatcgtcgtgtgttgtgttgttgatgcACAGCTCAGGCACTCTGCACAGAAAGATGGCGGCCTCCCTGCTGAGGATAGGACGACTGGGCTGTCTCAAGGTAATGAAATTCAAGCGTTTAACATCATAAATGTTTggtttaatatttaattgtCGTGTCATTATTAGTGTTGCTCAGTCAGACTTCAtcacttcagcagcagcagctcgtcCGCGTCGCCTCCGCTCGTCTCCAACCTCATGGCTGCAGACCAGTCAACCAGAATAATGTTATTAAATCAATGGAGCCAGCAGTGATCTCAGCCTCATTGTCAGCTCTTTAAATTGGCTGTTTTCTAAATGGAGTTTTGAATTGCTGAGGCACACACTTGAGCCCCTTCGCACGCCTCAGTGCTGCAGGCTTCAGCCTCACTCACAGGCCTGTCTTTGACTTTCTGAGCACACTGACTGTTGACATGTTCATTTTAACATGAGGCCAGCTCGCATGAGGGTGGACATGTTTGTGCAAGGTTACTGAGGGTCCACCAGCACAGAGGCAGCGGCTGAACTGGAAACTTTGCATGTATTTGAATGTTGCTGGTATGTTCACTCAGCGGAGACTCTGACAGACTGgatttaagtttatttttaagcTTTTGACAAACCACAAACTCCTCCTGTGCAGTGAGGACGTTGTTCAAAGTCTCAAGGGGAGATCTTAACAGTTCAGAAGATACAAAATTCAGTTTTAATCGTGGGAAATGTGCACGAGACGTCCAGAATCTGTTTCCATTTTTGCTGCAAAAACAGAGATATTTCACTTTGTGTAAGAAAAGCTGCAACTTAGGATCGTTTAAATTATCCAGGAGACTGGATACAACACTAATCTGCCGATATTTTCACGATTTATcggtttagtctataaaatgtccaaaaggTAAAGTGCTCATCCACATTTCCCAGAACCCAAACTGAcgtcttcaaactgcttctctgtccaaccaacagtctgaaacccaacgactcttcatttactgtcagaaagtacaaagaaaaagcagcagatcgtcacatttaggaagctggaaccagGAAATATTTTACACTTTTGCTTTAAAAGTGACTAAAATGTTTCTCTTGCAGCTCTAGTTCAAACATTTTCGTGTCAATTAAGAGCTGGAACGATCTGATATGATTCTGCGTGGATGTTTTTATCCTATTTTAAAACCACTTTGTGGGAAACGTTAAGATCCATAAAACCTCAACAGGACATTTTGGTGTCATGATGGCAGTCCTGCAAAGGGGGGGAAGTCTGCTCTAGTGTCAATAAAATGTggcatttaaaatatttaaaaacatgaacagaGCCTGGTTGGTAATGATTGTGCACTCTTGTTGTtcctgatgtgttttatgtaacATTTAATTACCCAGGTGCACCGGTTTGGACAGATCCTGGAAGTTTGATATGATATTGATGTCACGACAGTCGCACAGTCAAAATGTGGAGGCAGTTTTTAAAAGTTGGAAGAATGTTAATGAACCGTCGTTTATCTGGACAGTCTGGATTTCACCTGGTGGCCTCGTCATGATCTCAGCAGCAGATTAAGGTGGTTTGTGTTGTCTGGGACAGAATCACGTGGTCACTGAGGTTTAAACTGCTCCTGACCTGTGGTTTAGTCTGAGACCAGCTGATGGGTCCTGTAGTACCACCATGACACCACTAGATGTCAACAACTTGATAAtcataaaactaataaacatgaaaatagTCATTAACTGCAGCCTCATTATTCTGTGAGCTTCAGATTTGTCATCATGTCAGATCTCATGGAGGCAGCACACTGTTTCACGTGGAGAAATGGGAAGATGAGATTACAGATTATCTGACAAACTATTTAAGATAATGTATCAGTGTTTCTTCAGTTAGTTATTGAACtcgtcaactattttgataaccaaTTAGTCGTTTCAGTCGTTTTCATTGTCAtcaaaaaatgtcaattatTGTTGTAGCTTCTTAAACatcaggatttgctgcttttctgtaaTTTCTGACAGGTTTCAGACTGTTGGTTCGACAAAAGACGCGATTTATAGATGTCACTTTGGGGTGTAAGGGTGTTTAAAGTGTAAtcttaaagtgtgtgtgtgtgtgttcagtgtttgcaGGCTGAGAGCTGGACTGCTCTGAGGAGAgcacctgcagctgcagccttcAGCTCAAAATCAGGAGGATCCAAGAAGTCTAAAAAGAGCTCAGGTAGGATTCAGAGTCTCTGAGCGTTTATCTGAACGAAGCTCGCTCTGCTGAACTGTGGTACAAATGTCACTGATATCAGGCAGAAACATGTCGGGCTTCAGTGCAGGTGACATTTGAAGTCAATTTCTTATTTAACAACACAATACTCTTAAAATAAGACGTGCAGACTTTGAGCATCTGCTCCCGTCTACAACACTGCACACAAAGCAGGCCACAGTCTgcagttgtagttgtttttacatttttttaaatttcacttcACGTCTGATGTGTCTTTCTACCTGTCTGCCGTTATATAACAGTGTCCATGAAGGTCAAACATTCATAAATCAGTttgttctctcctctgtccGTGCAGACAGACATTTACTGTGTGTTGGACCTGTGTGTAGCTGCACCGGTCCGATGAAACGATAGCCGTTCATCATACAGacgtctttttcttctctgttaaCATAAACAGAACAGATTTAAAACATCTGTCAAAGTCTGTCAAGCCAGTGTCCATTGAAGTGTCCCAAACATGTTAGCACAACAGAAATGATATAAAATGAGTGAGAAAGCATCGCTGTCGTCCATTTAAAGGAACATAAACAACATTacacatgaatataaaacagATGAAGTGCAGTTACAGTGGACCACATGTGGGAAATTGTTCTGGAGTTGTTTGTTGGTTCTGACCCGCAATGAcccaaacaaacataaagagcACTAAACTTCTGAACCAAACATTATTTCAAGCACATTTATGGcacattttctttatcagtGTGACCTTTTGAAGACAtgttaatcactttttttactCAAATAATCATGAATCTATGACTCTCAGTGAAACATGTCTCTGAGAGGGTTCAGACACTGTGGACATGAAGTCAAAATAACAAACCTGAGGTACCACTGACGTCCTGAATGATGGTATGTCTGAGGGTCTGACTCATcctaaaaataacaatacatgGCCTGTCGTGCCAACACATGCAGAGACTGTGACAGAAGGCTGAAAGGACGGAGAGGTTTGAGATACGATGAGCATTAATGAGCCAGAGCGTTGGTGGAggtgcttcttcttcttctgtcctttCAATGTGTGATTGTAGTTACAGCAGTCGAAATCTACTCGACTACAGTTGTAAATATTGAGCAGAAACTGtgcaaaagaaaacagcaaactCTGCGTGTTACAGCTGCGTTTCAGCTTTTCCTCTTTGACCTTGTGTAGTTTTGCGCCCTGCTGGAGAAAATGTGACAGGAAGTGCAGTAAAGGTCAGAGAGTCCAGCCCACACGCTCCATGTCATGGTACAAACATGTAACATGCAGCAGCTGCCGGCTCGAGGCTGCAGGGTGAGAGAGCGGCCGTGTTAATGAAAAGCCTGTTTAACGTGAAGCTGTCAGAACCTGCTGCGTGTGTTTGCTGACGCTGGTGTTAGATCACCTCCTTTAATCAGTGATGTTTGCACCACAGTTCATCACATGACTTTTGATTTTCCTCCCACAGgttttgaagatttttttttcacccatcAGCTGCAGTTTTAGATCCTTTTTGATTATAAAATATTCCTTTATCTCAGTAGAAAGCTGCTACGGTCAAGGTTAAAACTACTCTGTTAAGAGTTTTCTATGATACAGTTGCTGTATCTGTTTGGCTCCCAGGCTTCCtatggttttctttttctgcatttctttttgtatAAACCGCTACATGTACCAGATACCACCTTCCAGGTGTATAATGTTGACATATTGTGGGGTTATTGTGTACATTCTGTCACCATATACACgtgttttaaaaggaaaataatgcaTCTTGTCTGCTTGCCCTCCTCCGTCCTAGACCCGGCTCAAACGTACTTCGATATAGAGAAACTTGTCCAGCACAAGACCGTTGTTGAGCCTCCCCAGAAAGTTTCTGtcgcagcagctgcagcagcagcagaagctgcAGCAAAACCAGTGGCAGAGCCTGcgccctctgctgctgcacctgaGGCTGTGGCAGAGGCCGCCGCTCCGGTGGTTGAAGCCACTCCCGCTGCTGAAGCTGTCCCCGAACCTGCTCCGGCAGCTGAAGCCACACCTGTAGTTGAGGCCCCCCCAGCTGTCGAAGCAGTCGCTGAAGCTGCACCTGTGGTTGAAGCCGTCGCTGAAGCTGCACCTGCGGTTGAAGCCGTCGCTGAAGCTGCACCTGTAGTCGAAGCTGTCGCTGAAGCTGCACCTGTAGTCGAAGCCGTCGCTGAAGCTGCACCTGTAGTCGAAGCCGTCGCTGAAGCTGCACCTGTAGTTGAAGCCGTCGCTGAAGCTGCACCTGTAGTTGAAGCCGTcgctgaagctgaagctgcacCTGTAGTCGAAGCCGTcgctgaagctgaagctgcacCTGTAGTCGAAGCCGTcgctgaagctgaagctgcacCTGTAGTCGAAGCCGTCGCTGAAGCTGCACCGGCGGTTGAAGCTGAAGCTGCACCTGTGGTTGAAGCCGTAGCTGAAGCTGTCGCTGAAGTTGTTGCTGAAGCTGCACCTGTGGTCGAAGCTGTTGCTGAAGCGGTTGTCGAAGCTGCACCCCTGGTTGAGGCCGTCGCTGAAGTAGTTGCTGACGCTGGACCCGTGGTTGAAGTTGTTGCTGAAGCTGCGGCAACAATagctgaagctgcagctgaagtTGCTGCCccagaagctgcagctgaagcCGCTGCCGAAGCTCCAGTCGAAGCAGCACCAGCCCCTGAAGAGGCCGCACCAGCTGCTGAAGCTGAACCAGTTGTAGAAGCTGCCCCAGAACCCGTGGCTGAAGCTGTTGCTGAGCCTGTAGCTGAAGCTGCCCCTGCTGAAGCAGCTGCCGAGGCTGCAGCTGAAGTTTCTGCCCCTGTGGAGAGCGCCGAGGAGCTGGTGGACCCCGCTCCGGTCGTagctgaagctgcagcagaggagccgCTGGCGGACGCCCCAGCTGAACCGGTCGAACCGTCTGAGGGTACACACCACaacctccccctcccccacaatccttctcttttcctctgtggACC contains:
- the LOC141002410 gene encoding uncharacterized protein — protein: MAASLLRIGRLGCLKCLQAESWTALRRAPAAAAFSSKSGGSKKSKKSSDPAQTYFDIEKLVQHKTVVEPPQKVSVAAAAAAAEAAAKPVAEPAPSAAAPEAVAEAAAPVVEATPAAEAVPEPAPAAEATPVVEAPPAVEAVAEAAPVVEAVAEAAPAVEAVAEAAPVVEAVAEAAPVVEAVAEAAPVVEAVAEAAPVVEAVAEAAPVVEAVAEAEAAPVVEAVAEAEAAPVVEAVAEAEAAPVVEAVAEAAPAVEAEAAPVVEAVAEAVAEVVAEAAPVVEAVAEAVVEAAPLVEAVAEVVADAGPVVEVVAEAAATIAEAAAEVAAPEAAAEAAAEAPVEAAPAPEEAAPAAEAEPVVEAAPEPVAEAVAEPVAEAAPAEAAAEAAAEVSAPVESAEELVDPAPVVAEAAAEEPLADAPAEPVEPSEATLDPIQKLFLDSIREYSTKSQAAGGLVDAGSEYEKALAEEISKLQRLYGGGDLTAFPEFKFTEPKFDEVSQK